DNA sequence from the Bordetella genomosp. 9 genome:
AAGGAAGCGTTGCGGCGGTGGGTGATCGGACGGCCAATGCGCGGGCGGATATTTTCGATGGCGGGCGGATCGGTCACACGGGCGTTCATCCGTGCCAGGAAGCGCGCGCGCCGACATTACGAGGCGCTTTGCCGTGAGCATGGGCGCCGGCCGAACACCGCCTATTTCCAAGACCTGCGCTTTCATGATGCGCGGCACGAGGGGACATCGCAGCTCGCGACGGTATTCCAGATCCATGAGCTGGCGAAGGTGAACGGTAACGTCGATACGCGGATGCTGCTGCGCTACTACCATCCTCACGGCAGGGAGTTGGCCCAGAAGCTAACGCGCAGCGCGTTGGGCCGGCGTCAGCTCGATCAGTTGCGGGACGAGCGGCTGCTGCTGGAGGCGGCTTAGGTGGACGCCGCAGTCTCGTCGTCTACCTGCTGATCGCCGTCCCCGGGTTCCACCACTTCGGGAGCTTCCGTAGTAAGCCAAGCGGGGATTTCTCCCCATCCTGAGTATCGCGCGTCCTGCCCATCGACCTCCGCGATTTCGCCCAGCGTGTATTGCTTGCCGGTGCCTACCATATAAAGGGTGTCACCGCGATGGTCTTCGACCACATCCCACGCTTGCCCGTTCCAGCGCGCGACATGCCCCTCGGGCGCCTGCGGCGGTGATTGGCGAACCGCGCCAAAAGGGATGTTGTAGTTGCCGGCATCCAAGGCCAGTTCGTTTGCCTTTGTCGGGTAGAGGAAAAGCCCGCTGGTGTCAGTTTGATATACGGGAAGTTGCATCATCTACTCCTGTGGTTAAGAAATTTGCACTGCAAATGCAAGAGCGCTCGGTAGCCGGCAGTTGGATGCCCTCCAACGCATCCAGGGGTCGGTCGACGGGTACAACGACTTCGCAACGTTCTCTGGTGCTTTCGTCGGCAGCAACACAAGCTCCAACACCCCGAATACTGGCACGCGAAGCACCAATCACCAGGTCAGCTTCGACTCGGCTCGGGTTGCGCGATCGTCGAGCGAAACCCGCCCGGTGAACGCCGCCTACCATCCTCGCATCCATGCGTGACGTACCTTTCACTGCAAATGCAAGGGTAATGGGCTCTCGGCAATCGAACCAGAACAAGGCGCATACTCATTCCGTCCCTAATCTGGTGTCGCTGAACAACGGAGCTGTGTGGCGCTCGTCCGAGCCGTACAACGGGCTGGCGACTACCGCCACTGGTTCTTCCGGTGGCGCTGAAAGCCGGCCGGACAACACTGCCTACAACCCGCGAATCCATGTCTA
Encoded proteins:
- a CDS encoding phage tail protein, translated to MMQLPVYQTDTSGLFLYPTKANELALDAGNYNIPFGAVRQSPPQAPEGHVARWNGQAWDVVEDHRGDTLYMVGTGKQYTLGEIAEVDGQDARYSGWGEIPAWLTTEAPEVVEPGDGDQQVDDETAAST